A genomic stretch from Desulfobulbaceae bacterium includes:
- a CDS encoding sigma 54-interacting transcriptional regulator — translation MSLQSVKKNAKRLTSLDAMYSLQMEAVMFKNIGTQFWETVIATIQEGLMLIAPDGKIIFVNKSFEKLMGYSAEELIGKSCDVFRCDRCFQARTDGLDKYCALFKDQRVRSSQCTFRKKDGSPIHLLKNATVIRDDGGEVVGGIETLIDLSNVVARENEIAILRKQLHYDDSFHGIIGNSLAMRSVFDLVGSAAQSEAPIIIYGESGTGKEMIASAIHQNSSRKSSPFIKVNCSALNENLLESELFGHIKGSFTGAETNRIGRFEAANGGSIFLDEIGDLPLSTQTKLLRVLQEKEVERVGDHRPIKLDVRVISATNKELRKR, via the coding sequence ATGTCTTTACAAAGTGTTAAGAAGAATGCTAAAAGGTTAACATCATTAGATGCGATGTATTCATTACAAATGGAGGCGGTGATGTTTAAAAATATTGGTACCCAATTCTGGGAAACGGTGATAGCAACCATACAAGAAGGCCTCATGCTCATTGCCCCAGACGGCAAGATTATTTTTGTGAACAAATCCTTTGAAAAACTGATGGGCTATTCTGCAGAAGAACTTATTGGCAAATCATGTGATGTGTTTCGTTGCGACCGCTGTTTTCAGGCAAGAACTGACGGGCTTGACAAGTATTGTGCACTGTTTAAAGACCAAAGGGTGCGGAGTAGTCAATGTACCTTTCGAAAAAAAGACGGCTCCCCGATACATCTGCTCAAAAACGCCACGGTCATTCGAGACGACGGGGGAGAGGTTGTTGGCGGCATTGAGACGTTGATTGATTTAAGTAATGTCGTTGCCAGGGAAAACGAGATAGCCATATTACGTAAACAGCTTCATTATGACGACAGTTTCCATGGAATCATTGGCAACTCCTTGGCAATGCGCAGCGTCTTTGATCTTGTTGGAAGTGCGGCCCAATCGGAGGCGCCAATTATAATTTACGGTGAATCGGGAACCGGAAAAGAGATGATTGCCTCGGCAATTCATCAAAATAGTAGTCGTAAAAGTTCACCTTTTATTAAGGTGAACTGTTCGGCCTTAAATGAAAATCTTCTTGAAAGTGAACTGTTTGGCCATATCAAGGGCTCGTTTACGGGTGCAGAGACGAATAGAATTGGGCGATTCGAGGCGGCAAACGGGGGAAGCATTTTTCTTGACGAAATAGGTGATCTTCCTTTGAGTACCCAGACCAAACTTCTGCGGGTACTGCAGGAAAAAGAGGTTGAGCGAGTTGGCGATCATCGACCAATCAAGCTTGATGTCCGGGTTATTTCGGCAACCAATAAAGAGTTGAGAAAGCGT